A genomic stretch from Pirellulales bacterium includes:
- a CDS encoding BlaI/MecI/CopY family transcriptional regulator, whose translation MARPPARELTARELEIMHVFWTCGESTVQDVRDALANGGSERAYTTVATLVRILHDKKFVEQTNDQRPFRYRSVRSYEKVSASLLRDVLDRVFRGSREQLLVRLTEHKRLTAKERAVLEQILKEQQQ comes from the coding sequence ATGGCCAGACCACCCGCTAGGGAACTCACCGCGCGCGAACTTGAGATTATGCACGTCTTTTGGACCTGTGGAGAGTCAACCGTACAAGATGTCCGCGATGCGCTGGCGAACGGCGGCAGTGAACGCGCTTACACGACGGTTGCCACGTTGGTACGAATTCTGCACGACAAGAAATTCGTCGAGCAAACGAACGATCAGCGGCCGTTCCGATACCGCTCGGTCAGGTCCTATGAGAAAGTTTCGGCGTCACTGCTGCGCGACGTGCTCGACCGCGTTTTCCGGGGTTCGCGCGAACAATTGCTGGTGCGTCTGACCGAACATAAACGGCTTACCGCCAAAGAGCGGGCCGTGCTCGAACAGATTCTCAAGGAGCAACAGCAATGA